The following proteins are encoded in a genomic region of Ctenopharyngodon idella isolate HZGC_01 chromosome 12, HZGC01, whole genome shotgun sequence:
- the pdap1a gene encoding pdgfa associated protein 1a, which produces MPRGGRKGHKGRGKQFSNPEEIDRQMKAQRELEANEGAERGSSSESEEESSSDDEQPKRKGVEGLIEIENPNRTAHKSKKVVEIDVNAPKELSRREREEIEKQKAKERYMKLHLEGKTDQARADLARLAIIKKQREDAARKREELRKEKEAEEAKSKR; this is translated from the exons ATGCCAAGAGGAG GCAGAAAGGGCCATAAGGGCCGTGGGAAACAGTTCAGCAACCCTGAGGAGATTGATCGGCAGATGAAAGCTCAGAGGGAACTG GAGGCGAATGAAGGTGCTGAACGTGGAAGTTCATCAGAATCTGAAGAGGAGAGCAGCAGTGACGATGAA CAACCTAAAAGGAAAGGTGTAGAAGGACTTATTGAAATCGAGAACCCGAACAGGACCGCCCATAAAAGCAAGAAGGTTGTGGAAATAGATGTCAACGCACCTAAAGAGCTCTCACGTCGAGAAAG GGAGGAGATTGAGAAGCAGAAGGCTAAGGAGCGATACATGAAGCTGCATCTAGAAGGGAAGACGGACCAGGCCAGGGCAGACCTTGCCAGGTTGGCCATTATCAAAAAGCAGAGGGAGGATGCAGCAAGAAAGCGAGAAGAGCTAAGGAAAG
- the slc16a8 gene encoding monocarboxylate transporter 3, which produces MGITVEVRETEGAPDGGWGWIVLLGGFVITGFSYAFPKAISVYFKELMQDFGCGYRDTAWISSILLAMLYGSGPVSSIMVNKFGCRPVMLVGGLLASGGMICASFTTNIIQLYLTAGVMTGLGLALNFQPSLIMLGTYFDKRRPLANGLAAAGSPVFLSVLSPLGQELLNRYGWRGGFLITGGLLLNCCTCAAVMRPLQRKKRTAIACSLELKEMLPPEAGQENIICENNNDKKPTKKKLLDFSVLCNRGLIIYIIAKFIVVLGLFVPTILLVNYAKDQGVPDQDAAFLLSIIGFIDIFARPTCGLLAGLKWIRPKMPYFFSLALLFNGLTDVCSAKSTDYKGLVIFCVFFGLSYGMVGALQFEVLMSIVGTSSFSSALGLVLLIEAVAVLIGPPSAGNLVDKYKNYELIFYMAGGELIIAGLFLALATFFCLNQKKHKDSQQKNHGDCGNQS; this is translated from the exons ATGGGAATTACTGTAGaggtgagagagacagaaggtGCCCCAGATGGCGGCTGGGGCTGGATCGTTCTGCTGGGAGGTTTTGTCATCACTGGCTTCTCGTATGCCTTCCCAAAAGctataagtgtttattttaaagaactGATGCAAGACTTTGGCTGTGGATACAGAGACACAGCCTGGATTTCTTCTATATTATTAGCAATGCTCTATGGTTCAG GTCCAGTCTCTAGCATCATGGTTAATAAATTTGGATGCCGGCCCGTCATGTTGGTTGGAGGATTACTAGCTTCAGGAGGGATGATATGTGCATCTTTCACTACTAACATCATCCAGCTTTACCTCACTGCGGGTGTCATGACAG GTCTTGGACTGGCTTTGAACTTCCAACCATCACTGATTATGCTGGGGACTTATTTTGACAAACGCAGACCACTTGCCAATGGACTGGCGGCAGCTGGAAGTCCTGTATTTCTGTCTGTTCTTTCTCCATTAGGACAAGAGCTGCTCAACCGGTATGGATGGAGAGGAGGCTTTCTCATTACCGGTGGTCTTCTGCTCAACTGTTGCACCTGTGCAGCTGTAATGAGACCCCTGCAACGTAAAAAAAGGACAGCAATAGCCTGTTCCCTAGAGCTCAAGGAAATGCTGCCTCCTGAGGCTGGACAAGAGAATATCATTTGtgaaaacaataatgataaaaagCCCACTAAAAAGAAGCTTTTGGACTTCAGTGTACTTTGTAACAGAGGGCTTATTATTTATATCATTGCAAAATTTATAGTTGTCCTCGGCCTATTTGTTCCAACCATTCTCTTAGTCAACTACGCTAAGGACCAAGGAGTGCCTGACCAGGATGCTGCATTTTTGTTGTCTATTATAGGATTTATTGACATCTTTGCTCGTCCCACATGTGGCTTATTGGCCGGTTTAAAATGGATTCGACCCAAGATGCCTTATTTCTTCAGCCTGGCCTTGCTCTTCAATGGCCTAACAGATGTTTGTTCAGCTAAAAGCACAGACTATAAGGGACTTGTTATCTTTTGTGTGTTCTTCGGGCTGTCTTATGGCATGGTGGGTGCTCTACAATTTGAAGTGCTGATGAGTATTGTGGGAACAAGCAGTTTTTCCAGTGCCCTTGGCCTAGTGCTCCTCATTGAGGCAGTGGCGGTGCTGATCGGACCACCCTCTGCTG GTAATTTGGTGGACAAGTACAAGAACTATGAACTGATTTTTTACATGGCTGGAGGAGAGCTGATCATCGCTGGACTATTTCTTGCTCTTGCAACATTCTTTTGTCTTAACCAAAAGAAACACAAAGACTCACAGCAGAAAAATCATGGTGATTGTGGCAATCAATCTTAA
- the cby1 gene encoding protein chibby homolog 1: MPLFGNTFSPKKTPPRKSASLSNLHTLDRSTREIELGLEYGYPMMNLGSQSFKFEDGQWISESGGNVSGREVQRLKKRNLQLEEENNLLRLKIEVLLDMLSESTAETHLIQKELENMSRRKK; encoded by the exons ATGCCCTTGTTTGGCAACACTTTTAGTCCCAAGAAAACCCCTCCTCGGAAGTCTGCTTCCCTTTCCAATCTACATACA TTGGATCGGTCAACACGGGAGATTGAATTAGGTCTGGAATATGGATACCCGATGATGAATCTTGGCAGCCAGAGCTTTAAATTTGAAGATGGCCAGTGGATCTCAG AGTCAGGAGGTAATGTATCTGGAAGAGAGGTACAGCGACTGAAGAAGAGGAATCTACAGTTAGAGGAGGAGAATAATCTGCTTAGGCTAAAGATTGAGGTTCTTCTTGATATG CTTTCAGAATCAACAGCAGAAACACATCTAATACAGAAGGAACTTGAAAATATGagtagaagaaagaaatga